In the genome of Bacteroidia bacterium, the window ATTTGCGTTTTTAATGGTCAGCTCGCTTTGAGTCATAGCCGCCATGCCGATAAAACTACCTACCTCAATCATGTCCGATAACAAAGTATGCATAGTACCACCTAAACTATTTACACCTTCAATATGCAATAAATTACTACCAATTCCTGTAATTTTTGCCCCCATGCGGTTGAGCATCCGACATAATTGCTGAATGTAAGGTTCACAAGCCGCATTATAGATTGTAGTCTTTCCCTGCGCTAATACGGCAGCCATAATAATATTCGCCGTACCTGTAACAGAAGCTTCATCTAACAATATGTACGTGCCTTTTAGCTGATTAGCTTCAATCGTATATGCGTCTTGATGATAATCATAACGAAAAGTAGCACCTAATTTCTGAAAACCTAAAAAATGCGTATCTAAACGCCTGCGCCCAATTTTATCCCCCCCTGGGCGAGGAATAAAACCTTTTCCAAACCTTGCTAAAAGTGGTCCGATTAACATAATTGAGCCCCGCAGCTCTTGGGTCTTTTTCGCATAATCTTTTGTACCTAAATACTCTAAATCCACTTCTTTTGCTTGAAAGGTATAACTATGCGAACCTATCTTCTTAACCTCTACTCCCATTAAACTCAATAATTCTATCAACTTCAATACATCTCTTATTTGCGGAACATTGTGTATGGTTACAGGTTCTTGGGTAAGTAGAACCGCACATAATACTTGTAACGCTTCATTTTTGGCGCCTTGGGGCTGTATCTCTCCTTTTAATTTTGTATTACCTAATACTTCAAAGGCAAACATGAAATAAAAGTACAATACTTTTTTAACTGTATCCAACTTTATGTGTATTTTTACCTTGTTTTAATATGGATATTCGGCAAAAAATTCAATACTTAGCAGAAGACTTGTTTCCTGAAACTATCCAAAACAGGCGCTACTTGCATAGGTATCCTGAACTTTCTTTTGAAGAAAAAAATACATCGGCTTTTATACAACAGCAGTTGCAAGCTCAAAATATTCCTTTTCAAGCTAATATAGGAGGATACGGCGTAGTGGCTTATATTGAGGGCAAAAATCCTGCTCAAAAAGTAATTGCTTTACGCGCAGACATGGATGCTCTACCTATTACAGAAGCCAACCAAACTGAATACACTTCACAAAATGTAGGTGTGATGCATGCATGCGGACATGATGCCCATACGGCAAGTCTACTTAGTGTAGCAACTATTCTAAATAAGCTCAAAAATGAATTTGAAGGTACGGTAAAACTTATCTTTCAGCCCGCAGAAGAAAAAATCCCTGGCGGCGCTTCTTTGATGATAAAAGAAGGCGTATTAGAAAATCCAAAACCACAGGCTATTATCGGACAGCACGTAATGCCCTTAATCGAAACAGGTAAGGTAGGTTTTAGAGCAGGCAAATATATGGCTTCCGCAGATGAAATTTATGTAAAGATACAAGGTAAAGGCGGACACGGCGCACAACCCCATCAATGTATTGACCCTGTGTTGATAGCATCGCACATTATTGTAGCTTTGCAACAAATTGTTAGCCGAAATGCACCCCCCACTATTCCCTCTGTACTCACCTTTGGAAAAATAATCGCTAATGGAGCTACTAACATCATTCCAGAACAAGTATATATGGAAGGTACATTCCGAACTATGGACGAAAAATGGCGCGCAGAAGCACATCAAAAAATGAAAAGTATGGCAGAAGGTATAGCCCAAGCTATGGGCGCAAAGTGTGAGTTTAATATTCTTAAAGGCTACCCTGTCCTTTACAATCATGAAGCACTTACAAATATGGCTAAACAATATGCCATTGACTACTTAGGCAAAGAAAATGTAATAGATTTAGATTTATGGATGGCTGCGGAAGACTTTGCGTATTACACACACCAAATACCAGGCTGCTTTTACCGTTTAGGCACCCGAAATGAACAAAAAGGAATCATCTCAAATTTACACACTCCTACTTTTGACATTGATGAGCAAGCTCTAAAAATAGGAGTAGGATTGATGGCATATATTGCAATTAGACTTTTACAAAATCAAAATTAAAGCACTTGTGAGGGCAATTCCCTTTATCTTTGCAGCATGAAGTATCTTACGCAGGAAATTAAAAAAGCACTCGCAGAAATATACGGCATTTCAGAATGTAACGTTGAAATTCAACATACACGCAAAGAGTTT includes:
- a CDS encoding UDP-N-acetylglucosamine 1-carboxyvinyltransferase → MFAFEVLGNTKLKGEIQPQGAKNEALQVLCAVLLTQEPVTIHNVPQIRDVLKLIELLSLMGVEVKKIGSHSYTFQAKEVDLEYLGTKDYAKKTQELRGSIMLIGPLLARFGKGFIPRPGGDKIGRRRLDTHFLGFQKLGATFRYDYHQDAYTIEANQLKGTYILLDEASVTGTANIIMAAVLAQGKTTIYNAACEPYIQQLCRMLNRMGAKITGIGSNLLHIEGVNSLGGTMHTLLSDMIEVGSFIGMAAMTQSELTIKNANVEHLGQIPSVFERLGVQMEIRNDDIYIPAQEVCQIETFIDGSILTIADAPWPGFTPDLLSIVLVLATQCKGTVLIHQKMFESRLFFVDKLIDMGAQIILCDPH
- a CDS encoding M20 family metallopeptidase, translated to MDIRQKIQYLAEDLFPETIQNRRYLHRYPELSFEEKNTSAFIQQQLQAQNIPFQANIGGYGVVAYIEGKNPAQKVIALRADMDALPITEANQTEYTSQNVGVMHACGHDAHTASLLSVATILNKLKNEFEGTVKLIFQPAEEKIPGGASLMIKEGVLENPKPQAIIGQHVMPLIETGKVGFRAGKYMASADEIYVKIQGKGGHGAQPHQCIDPVLIASHIIVALQQIVSRNAPPTIPSVLTFGKIIANGATNIIPEQVYMEGTFRTMDEKWRAEAHQKMKSMAEGIAQAMGAKCEFNILKGYPVLYNHEALTNMAKQYAIDYLGKENVIDLDLWMAAEDFAYYTHQIPGCFYRLGTRNEQKGIISNLHTPTFDIDEQALKIGVGLMAYIAIRLLQNQN